In Deltaproteobacteria bacterium, the following proteins share a genomic window:
- a CDS encoding nucleotidyl transferase AbiEii/AbiGii toxin family protein, with translation MDMINSDEALRLRVIHLLSEKLPKNAILKGGMVLRILDCPRNTNDLDYVFIPFKSKKKIVPLMQNIFSAYEGVKLEVGLHSTSARFKLYLKNKNGNYKTQIEINVAKECEYEAVATSQVSIRYHQVSHVVKVMRNDIAFANKLSAWVERRLMRDAYDIYFFFKILGEMPNRKTLENRLKKLNFARRLRQSSLPKKMSFEEFLKFFEQTVDQVTAEEIKSELHAVLDPIQLPGLEKKIKIAMREMIERLK, from the coding sequence ATGGATATGATCAATAGCGATGAGGCCTTACGTTTGCGTGTGATTCATTTGCTTTCTGAAAAGCTTCCCAAGAATGCAATTTTAAAGGGTGGAATGGTTTTAAGAATTTTAGATTGTCCACGCAATACGAATGATTTGGATTATGTTTTTATTCCATTCAAATCTAAAAAAAAAATTGTCCCACTGATGCAAAATATTTTTTCTGCTTATGAAGGTGTGAAATTAGAAGTGGGTCTTCATTCAACGAGTGCAAGGTTTAAACTTTATCTAAAAAATAAAAACGGGAATTATAAAACTCAAATTGAAATTAATGTTGCGAAAGAATGCGAATACGAAGCTGTTGCCACCAGTCAGGTTTCAATTCGTTATCATCAAGTTTCTCATGTGGTAAAGGTGATGCGAAATGATATTGCCTTTGCAAATAAATTGTCGGCTTGGGTCGAACGTCGCTTAATGCGTGATGCTTATGACATCTATTTTTTCTTTAAAATTTTAGGGGAAATGCCAAATCGAAAAACTTTAGAAAATCGACTCAAAAAGTTGAACTTTGCTCGACGTTTGAGACAAAGCTCACTGCCCAAGAAAATGAGTTTTGAAGAGTTCTTGAAGTTTTTTGAACAAACGGTGGATCAAGTGACCGCAGAAGAAATCAAATCCGAACTGCATGCAGTTTTAGACCCCATTCAACTCCCTGGCCTGGAGAAAAAAATTAAAATTGCAATGAGGGAGATGATTGAGCGCTTGAAATAA
- the smc gene encoding chromosome segregation protein SMC — protein sequence MRIKRLEIQGFKSFADRTIIDFQQGVTGIVGPNGCGKSNVVDAIRWVMGEMSAKHLRGREMQDVIFSGTDRRAPSSFAEVNLILSNEEGKAPIAFNHYTEISVTRRLYRDGESEYLLNKIQCRLRDIYDLFLGTGVGTKAYSVVEQGQIGQVIHAKPEDRRKIIEEAAGISKFKARREAALRKMEAAEGNLTRLNDIVQELSRQLSSLDRQARKAERYRELKEELRKKELHLVSLEFLDLNLNMNLQESESGKLSQDEASMAAQLSNFETELESLKFILSEEERELSILQEKLYENNNSISLHEQGLQFKTREIKNWEERHTQLSLEIAGLSEKNIQYENELSQVNEARAIVDLRVAQAEEGLGVYEEQVLQQGLKQEEIARKIEGLQRQVLSLVGQISQAASRKESFERQKLDLAQRLEQSQADYSQNQECLAGFREKLLLLEGSLEQFNQLKLDLLEQSQSTQQALDKAKQGVALLQNQSQSLKDELSHKKSRLLSLEEIQKKFEGYKEGVRRVLLRKSENPDELSEVYGTVADILETKPEYQTALGAVLGEKLEYVVVKSQAAGLEALEYLKSEVAGRSSFVPMCVSGQPQGDWVNEEIYENHEGVLGPLKDFVQVREDYAPVGDYLFRDVLLVRNLGAAIQMWNGSTQRKTTLVTLEGEVVDAYGVVSGGSEQNESLVLLKRRREIKDLRDSVWGLEVKLRLKEEELRQESEWVQILQKWLEGLKREAHIEDLKILDSEKDFGHLRFEVHRLEQAQTRLERERGELCERENQMNADLVLLSENLFLFEEEKSQKERELLKEKEQFQIEQKQWESRKQDLTLRTLEAQNVQEKKIQVDKEISRLVEAKRAALLRMEACERLIQSGTEEAQKLGQEIESSKVLLQELIFEVRGLSEKQVLLKEAFEGHQSQMREKEIQLKQIRLDHEQTQSVFNKGLLQLTEIRSRLQFLKEQIFERYHTDIVTIAPQYQGQLIENPEAFEQQVLQLKEKLSKMGEVNLSAISEYEEIKQRYDFLTAQAEDLKKSLESLHHTIQKINRSTKRRFVDTFEAINNRFEELFPKLFHGGKAKLLLTDENNILETGVEIVAQPPGKKLQSISLLSGGEKALTAVSLIFSIFLFKPSPFCILDEVDAPLDDANVDRFNALVKQMTERSQFILITHSKRTMELADVLYGITMEEAGVSKTVSVRLNEKAA from the coding sequence ATGAGAATCAAACGACTAGAAATACAGGGCTTTAAGTCCTTTGCCGATAGAACTATTATCGATTTTCAGCAGGGCGTGACAGGTATTGTTGGTCCGAATGGTTGCGGCAAATCCAATGTGGTCGATGCAATTCGGTGGGTGATGGGTGAGATGAGTGCGAAGCATCTGCGGGGCCGTGAGATGCAGGATGTGATTTTTTCGGGTACGGACAGGCGTGCTCCTTCCAGCTTTGCAGAAGTAAACCTCATATTGTCCAACGAAGAGGGCAAAGCTCCCATTGCCTTTAATCATTATACTGAAATTTCGGTGACCCGGCGCCTGTATCGGGATGGGGAAAGCGAGTATTTGCTCAATAAAATCCAATGTCGTTTGCGGGATATTTACGATTTGTTTTTGGGTACTGGGGTGGGAACTAAAGCTTACTCAGTAGTCGAGCAAGGTCAAATTGGGCAAGTGATTCATGCCAAGCCGGAGGATCGTCGGAAAATTATTGAAGAAGCTGCTGGAATTTCCAAGTTCAAGGCACGTCGAGAAGCGGCGTTGCGCAAGATGGAGGCGGCAGAAGGAAATTTGACTCGACTGAATGACATCGTTCAGGAGCTTTCCCGCCAGCTGAGTTCCCTGGATCGCCAGGCCCGAAAAGCAGAGCGTTACCGGGAGTTAAAAGAAGAGCTTCGCAAAAAAGAGTTGCATCTTGTTTCGCTGGAATTTTTGGATCTAAATTTGAATATGAATCTTCAAGAAAGTGAAAGCGGTAAGCTTTCGCAAGACGAAGCCAGCATGGCGGCACAGCTTTCAAATTTTGAGACCGAGCTTGAAAGTTTGAAATTTATTTTGTCGGAGGAAGAACGAGAATTGTCCATCTTGCAAGAAAAGCTCTACGAAAATAATAATAGTATCAGTCTGCATGAGCAGGGTCTTCAGTTTAAGACCCGCGAAATTAAAAATTGGGAAGAGCGGCACACTCAACTGAGCTTGGAAATTGCCGGTCTGAGCGAGAAGAATATCCAATACGAAAATGAGCTTAGCCAAGTGAATGAGGCACGGGCGATTGTCGACTTGAGGGTTGCCCAGGCCGAAGAAGGCTTAGGCGTTTATGAAGAACAGGTGCTTCAGCAAGGGTTGAAGCAAGAAGAAATCGCCCGAAAGATTGAAGGACTGCAAAGACAGGTGTTGTCGTTGGTGGGTCAGATTAGTCAGGCCGCAAGTCGCAAAGAATCCTTTGAGCGCCAAAAACTGGATCTGGCACAGCGTCTTGAACAATCTCAAGCGGATTATAGCCAAAATCAGGAATGTCTGGCGGGATTCAGGGAAAAATTACTACTTCTAGAGGGCTCTTTGGAACAGTTTAATCAGTTGAAATTGGATTTATTAGAACAGTCTCAGTCGACCCAACAAGCCTTGGACAAGGCCAAACAAGGGGTGGCTTTACTTCAAAATCAATCTCAGTCTCTAAAAGACGAACTTTCTCACAAGAAATCGCGTCTTCTCTCTCTGGAGGAAATACAGAAAAAATTTGAGGGATACAAAGAAGGTGTGCGTCGTGTGCTGCTGCGAAAAAGTGAAAATCCTGATGAGCTGAGTGAAGTTTATGGAACTGTTGCGGACATCCTTGAAACCAAGCCTGAATACCAGACGGCCTTGGGAGCCGTACTCGGAGAAAAATTGGAATATGTGGTCGTGAAAAGTCAGGCTGCTGGTCTGGAAGCGCTGGAGTATCTGAAATCTGAAGTGGCAGGGCGCTCCAGTTTTGTGCCGATGTGTGTCTCCGGACAGCCGCAAGGGGATTGGGTAAATGAAGAGATTTATGAAAACCACGAAGGAGTACTAGGCCCTCTAAAAGATTTTGTACAGGTGCGCGAGGATTATGCCCCTGTGGGAGATTATTTGTTTCGAGATGTTTTGCTTGTGCGGAATTTGGGTGCTGCTATCCAGATGTGGAATGGGTCTACCCAACGTAAAACAACTCTCGTTACCCTGGAAGGGGAAGTGGTGGATGCCTATGGAGTGGTATCCGGTGGATCGGAGCAGAATGAATCCTTGGTTTTATTAAAGCGAAGACGAGAGATAAAAGATCTTCGGGATTCGGTGTGGGGGTTGGAGGTCAAGCTTAGGCTAAAGGAAGAAGAGCTGAGGCAAGAGAGTGAATGGGTGCAAATTCTCCAAAAATGGCTCGAAGGACTCAAGCGTGAGGCTCATATTGAAGACCTGAAAATTTTGGACTCTGAAAAAGATTTTGGGCATTTGCGTTTTGAGGTGCATCGTTTGGAACAAGCGCAAACGAGGCTGGAGCGCGAAAGAGGCGAGTTGTGCGAACGCGAGAATCAGATGAATGCCGATTTGGTGCTTTTGTCTGAAAATCTGTTTCTATTTGAGGAAGAAAAAAGTCAGAAAGAGAGGGAGCTGTTAAAAGAGAAGGAACAGTTTCAAATTGAGCAAAAACAGTGGGAGAGCCGTAAGCAAGATCTTACCCTACGAACACTGGAGGCCCAGAACGTTCAGGAAAAAAAGATACAAGTCGATAAGGAAATCTCTCGTTTGGTAGAGGCAAAACGTGCCGCGTTGCTTCGTATGGAAGCCTGTGAACGTTTGATTCAGAGCGGAACGGAAGAGGCCCAAAAACTGGGTCAGGAAATCGAAAGTTCCAAGGTGTTGTTACAAGAGCTTATTTTTGAGGTAAGAGGGCTTTCCGAAAAGCAGGTATTGCTAAAGGAGGCCTTTGAAGGGCATCAGAGTCAAATGAGAGAGAAAGAAATTCAGCTGAAACAAATTCGTTTGGATCACGAACAAACGCAAAGTGTTTTCAATAAAGGGTTATTGCAGCTTACCGAGATTAGAAGTCGTTTGCAGTTTTTGAAGGAGCAAATTTTTGAACGTTACCACACCGACATTGTTACTATCGCCCCACAATATCAGGGGCAGCTTATCGAGAACCCAGAGGCCTTTGAGCAACAAGTGCTGCAACTCAAGGAAAAACTTTCCAAAATGGGGGAGGTGAATCTTTCTGCGATTAGCGAATATGAAGAGATCAAGCAACGCTACGATTTCTTAACTGCTCAGGCCGAGGATCTAAAAAAATCTTTAGAGTCTCTCCATCACACCATTCAAAAGATTAATCGTTCTACCAAAAGGCGCTTTGTAGATACCTTCGAAGCCATCAACAACCGTTTTGAAGAATTGTTTCCTAAGCTCTTCCATGGCGGTAAGGCCAAGCTGCTTCTCACCGACGAAAATAATATCCTCGAAACCGGTGTTGAAATTGTGGCTCAGCCTCCGGGTAAAAAATTGCAATCTATCAGTCTGCTTTCAGGGGGAGAAAAGGCGCTCACTGCAGTCAGCCTCATCTTCTCCATCTTTCTCTTTAAGCCTTCTCCTTTCTGTATCTTGGACGAAGTGGATGCCCCGCTTGATGATGCCAACGTCGATCGGTTTAACGCCTTGGTCAAACAAATGACAGAGCGTTCCCAATTCATCCTCATTACCCACTCCAAGCGTACTATGGAACTTGCGGATGTGCTTTATGGAATAACTATGGAAGAAGCAGGGGTGTCTAAAACGGTGAGTGTTCGCTTGAATGAAAAAGCGGCTTAA